From the bacterium genome, the window GTCCTCTGGATGAAGCCGGGGATGTCGATGGCGACCGGACAGGCGGGAACGCACGCGGCATCGGGACAGAGCAGACAGCGCTCCGACTCGTTCAGCGCATTCGCCTCGCTATAGCCGGTGGCGACCTCGAGGAAGTTCTGGATCCGCTGGGCCGGATCCTGCACCGGGATCGGGGTCCGATCCTGGGGAATCGTGCGAATCGTCTTCCTCTTTGCCTTCGCCATCGGGAACGTCCCCTAACCGAGTTCAGCACCTCGGTCATTTTTCGCGGACCAGTCTTCCATAGCCTGGGCTTCCTGCGTCTTGAAGCGCCGCAAGCGGCTCATGAGGTCGTCGAAGTCGACCTCATGGCCATCGAACTCGGGACCTTCGACGCAGGCGAACTTCATCTCGCCGGCCACGTTCACACGGCAGCCGCCGCACATTCCCGTGCCGTCGACCATGATGGGGTTCAGGCTGACCGTGGTCTCGATCCGCCGAGCGCGCGTCGCCTCGGCGCAGGCCTTCATCATGATCGGCGGACCGATGGCGATTACCCGGTCGACATCGGAATGTTTGCTCAGCGAGTTCTCGATTCCGACCGTGACCAGGCCCTTGATGCCCGCCGAGCCATCATCGGTACAGACGATGAGTTCGTCGCAGTACTTCGCGAATTTCTCTTCCCAGAACATCAGCTCCCGATTTCGGAAACCGACGATGCCGATCACGTAGGCGCCGCTCTGCTTGAAGGCTCGCAACTGAGGAAAGATGGGGGCAATGCCGAGACCGCCGCCCACACACACGACCTTGGACGTGCCCTTGATCTCGCTGGGATGGCCCATCGGCCCCACCAGACTGTGGAGCCTCGCCCCTACTCTGCAGCGCTGCTGGATCTCTCGAGTGGTCTTGCCCACCGCCTGGACCACGAGGGTGATGGTTCCCGCCTCGCGATCGAAGTCCGCGATGGTCAACGGAACGCGTTCGCCCTTCTCCGTGGAGATGACGATGACAAATTGTCCCGGCTCGGCCGCCCGGGCGAGTGCGGGGTGGAGAACTTCGAGCAGGTAGGTGACGTCGGAGAAATCCTCGCGTCCCACGATCTCGAAACCCGACGACCCCGCCGACATGCTGGGCGGCGTCGCGACCCGACAGCCCCCCTTCCGTTCCTCCCGCGCTTCGGCAATCGCTTCGCGGAATTCGGCGACTACAGCGTCGCGAGCAGCGAGGGCCGCGTCCAGATCCTGTGTATCCAGCGATCGGCGCAGATCGAAGCCCAGCGCGCCGCGCAGCGTTCGTGGCACCGCGACCTTGACCCACCAAGTCTGATCTCGCCTGAAGAGGTATCTGGTATCGCTCATGGCAGCGCAGATACAGCCCGGCTTCCCGATACCTCTCGGGAAAGGGGCTGCCTACTCCACTTCTTCTTCTTCTCCGCTGGATTCGATCGAGTTCGACTGGCGGATTTCGATCACTCGTAGCTGGTGCGAACTGGGCTGTACCTTACGCCAATTCGCGGTCCGCCAAAAGGGGGTATGCCTCTCACTCTGGCTCCGAAGGCAATCTGGGGGGCGATGCCTACCTGTTTGAGCTTCAAGAGTGAGCTTCCAGAGAGCCTCCTGCGCGCGGATCTCGAAGGCGGGCTATCGAAACCAGTGGCGCGGGTGGAGCTTTAGCGCAGTAGTTGGACCAAGAGGCGATTGATCACGGGTTGGGGCGCCAGTCGACTAACCCAGGCCAGGACTCGGGCCCGATCCATCGGGACGCGAAGCGGCTTGTTGTCGAGATTGATCACCTCGTAGATCCGTTCCGCGACGGCTTCTGGCGTAAGACCACTGGCGGCCGTATCGGCGGCCATGCGTTTCAACATCCTGTGGCTCGGAGAGCCGGAAGTCACACCATCGACGAGCTTGAGATGCGCTCCCGTCGCCGGACGGTCCATCTTCATGGCGACCGGCTGCATGATCACCACGTCGATCCCCTGGGCCGCCACTTCGTGGTAGAGCGCCTCGGTCATGGCTTCGAGCGCGAACTTGGCGGACGTGTACGCACTCATGTACGGCACGGCCAGCAGCCCCCCTAACGAACTCATATTGACGATGGTCCCGCGACCCTGACTACGCATCGCCGGTAGAACCTGCTGGCAGACACGCAGCACGCCAAATACGTTCGCGTCGTAGAGAGCCCGCACTTCTTCGACGCTTTGCTCTTCGATTCCGCCGATCAGCATCTGGTTGACGCAGTTGATCAGGACGTCGATGCGCCCTTCGCGGCGCAGAACTTCCTCGACGCACTTCTGGACCGAGGCCGGATCGTTGACTTCCATCGCGAGCATGGGAAAGGCGATCGTGTCGCTCGCCCCATCCGGATTGCGGGCCGTGCCGTAGACGGTCATGCCGTGCTTGACCAGTGCAGCACCGAGAACGCCCCCCAGACCCCCTGACGCACCCGTGATCAGAACGATGCGGGGTCGATCGCCAACCGCGCCCTGGCTACCCCGGGCCAATGGCCACGCACAGCGAAACAACCACGAGAACAACAACGCGTCGAAGATCGGAATGCCCAGGACGACCTCGCCGGAACGATAGAGAGCGACGGCCCCGACTGGGATGAACACCGACAGCAGGAGCGTGATGCCCGCGATCGGCCGCGGCGCGCGACGGACCCCTGCGGAAAGTCCGAGCAAGAGCGCGCCAACCATGAAGGGAGCCGCGATAAACACATCGAGAACCAGGTACTCCAAAGTGCCGACAGTCGCGACGGCGAGGGCTGCGATGCGCAGCGCGATCGGGAGAGGGGGAAATGGCATCATTGATACACCTTTCCGCCGAAGCGCACGCGAGCGCGAGCATCCGTCTTGCCCCGTATCATCTCAACTCCCCAGGGGCGAGCTGTAACTCTGCCGGTGGCCGACGACGATGCTCTCGGGCAACCGGCGTGCAGTGGGTCGAAGCAGGTATGAGGCAACACCGACGCACAGCACGATCGCGGGACGAGCAGCCTCGCCGATCGGGTCGCCCGAGAAAACGTGGGTCGCTGTGGCACCTAGCAGGTTGAACGCGAAACCGGCGTAGGCCCACTCCTTGAGCAGCGGCCGGCCGGGGACGAGCAGCGCCACGACCCCAGCGAGCTTCGCGAAACCGAGGATCGTCATGAAGTAGACGGGATAGCCGTGCGCGACCATGTTCTGGACCATGAAATCCAGGCGGGCAAAGTTCGCGAACCCGGACACACCGAGGACCACACAGAACACACTGGTAGCGAGCCAGAAACCGACAGACGAAGGGGTCATCCGAAATTCTCCTTGACAGAAACTATACGATCGAATAATTAGTTTGTCCAGTTGGATAATCAGGAGAGATGGAGGAGTGGATGGCCAGGCGGAAGCCAGTGCCCAGGTCTGGGGAGCACACGCGCGAGCGCATCGTGCAGGCTGCGCTTCAGGCTTTCGCGCAGAAGGGTTTCGACGGCGCCTCGACGCGCGAGATCGTCTCGAAGATCGGCGTGAACCACGGCCTGATCCCCTACTACTTCGGGACCAAGGAAAAACTCTGGCAGGCTGCGGTCGATCTCGCCTTTGCAGATCTTGGAAAGAGCGTGCAGGAGATCCTGAGCGACGCCAGCATTACAGATGCCCGCGAACGCGCGGCCCGGATGATCCACGCCCACGTACGCTTCATCGCGCAGAGGCCCGAGTTCGTGCGCCTGATGCACGATGAAGGCAAGCGCGGCGGTCCGCGCCTGCGCTGGATCGTGGATCGCTACGTCGAGCCACTTTACCGAGGCGTTTCCGAACTACTCGAGCAGGGACGCGCCAGTGGGGCTTTGGCCAACGACATACCACCCCTCCACTTCTTCTACATCCTCGCTGGCGCGACGGGAGTGATCTTCCACCAGGCCGAGGAGTGCAAGCGACTGACCGGCGTGGACCCGTTCGACCCCGCGGTCGTCGAGGAGCACGCGCGC encodes:
- a CDS encoding sulfide/dihydroorotate dehydrogenase-like FAD/NAD-binding protein — protein: MSAGSSGFEIVGREDFSDVTYLLEVLHPALARAAEPGQFVIVISTEKGERVPLTIADFDREAGTITLVVQAVGKTTREIQQRCRVGARLHSLVGPMGHPSEIKGTSKVVCVGGGLGIAPIFPQLRAFKQSGAYVIGIVGFRNRELMFWEEKFAKYCDELIVCTDDGSAGIKGLVTVGIENSLSKHSDVDRVIAIGPPIMMKACAEATRARRIETTVSLNPIMVDGTGMCGGCRVNVAGEMKFACVEGPEFDGHEVDFDDLMSRLRRFKTQEAQAMEDWSAKNDRGAELG
- a CDS encoding SDR family NAD(P)-dependent oxidoreductase, encoding MMPFPPLPIALRIAALAVATVGTLEYLVLDVFIAAPFMVGALLLGLSAGVRRAPRPIAGITLLLSVFIPVGAVALYRSGEVVLGIPIFDALLFSWLFRCAWPLARGSQGAVGDRPRIVLITGASGGLGGVLGAALVKHGMTVYGTARNPDGASDTIAFPMLAMEVNDPASVQKCVEEVLRREGRIDVLINCVNQMLIGGIEEQSVEEVRALYDANVFGVLRVCQQVLPAMRSQGRGTIVNMSSLGGLLAVPYMSAYTSAKFALEAMTEALYHEVAAQGIDVVIMQPVAMKMDRPATGAHLKLVDGVTSGSPSHRMLKRMAADTAASGLTPEAVAERIYEVINLDNKPLRVPMDRARVLAWVSRLAPQPVINRLLVQLLR
- a CDS encoding DoxX family protein → MTPSSVGFWLATSVFCVVLGVSGFANFARLDFMVQNMVAHGYPVYFMTILGFAKLAGVVALLVPGRPLLKEWAYAGFAFNLLGATATHVFSGDPIGEAARPAIVLCVGVASYLLRPTARRLPESIVVGHRQSYSSPLGS
- a CDS encoding TetR/AcrR family transcriptional regulator, yielding MARRKPVPRSGEHTRERIVQAALQAFAQKGFDGASTREIVSKIGVNHGLIPYYFGTKEKLWQAAVDLAFADLGKSVQEILSDASITDARERAARMIHAHVRFIAQRPEFVRLMHDEGKRGGPRLRWIVDRYVEPLYRGVSELLEQGRASGALANDIPPLHFFYILAGATGVIFHQAEECKRLTGVDPFDPAVVEEHARAVERMVLGPPSDHGKG